From Cataglyphis hispanica isolate Lineage 1 chromosome 3, ULB_Chis1_1.0, whole genome shotgun sequence, a single genomic window includes:
- the LOC126859373 gene encoding ephrin type-A receptor 4-B isoform X15 — translation MAPFNMAGVAGLLATCAAVAASAAHLLPLLLLLICPRGTQADQVVLLDTTTEEKLDWTRYPFGPQASTPGWVEESFTNFDKGINWRSYVVCDVAYNNVNNWLWTPFVERGPANRMYIEIKFTTRDCSLFPGNALSCKETFSLLYYEFDAATKEPPPWEPDSYKLIGRIAAGEGRFNTNAEVVINTEVKSIPVTKKGVYFAFRDQGACISILAIKVYYINCPEISVNFARFPSTPTGREVALIEQTLGICVENAVKIAQPTFLCKGDGKWYLPTGGCHCKPGYQADVEKQQCKLCPIGKFKHEAGSHTCEPCPEHSKASDYGFTECRCDPGYYRAEKDPKNMPCTQPPSAPQNLTVNFVDQSTVILSWNAPHMQGGRSDTTYKVVCDACSTDVKYIPNTETFNDTKITITGLNAVTTYRFQVFAQNGVSLLTQKKEYVDITVTTEASVPSLVSNVRITSVKSSELSISWDAPVIEVGGDSDLVERYEVRCYPRYDDATNATVIQTSELSATFKGLKASTDYAIQVRAKTTRGWGEYTPVVFKKTPHAMGLDYVGEDDNMQVRIIAGAIVAVVVLLVIIIIMTVLILRSRASDECNKKQPSDCDTLEYRNGEVTTPLFTPAVGVAAAGAGGAGGAGARSYVDPHTYEDPNQAVREFAREIDAGYITIEAIIGGGEFGDVCRGKLKLPPDGRTEIDVAIKTLKPGSADKARNDFLTEASIMGQFEHPNVIFLQGVVTKSNPVMIITEFMENGSLDTFLRANDGKFQVLQLVGMLRGIASGMQYLAEMNYVHRDLAARNVLVNAALVCKIADFGLSREIESATEGAYTTRGGKIPVRWTAPEAIAFRKFTSASDVWSMGIVCWEVMSYGERPYWNWSNQDVIKSIEKGYRLPAPMDCPEAIYQLMLDCWQKERTHRPTFANLTQTLDKLIRSPDTLRKIAQNSVRPPAHNPYYVTSHTAAVQAAVAAAMPPGPAASTAGPFVDIVGHQAHQQAQSAIAVPVMPPGAGRSLHYHTHAATHALPHQQSPLTYPNWVPFSHFN, via the exons tggGTAGAGGAGTCTTTCACAAACTTCGACAAGGGTATCAATTGGCGGAGTTACGTTGTATGCGACGTAGCGTACAACAATGTGAACAATTGGCTGTGGACGCCATTCGTAGAGAGGGGTCCGGCGAACCGCATgtacatagaaataaaattcacgaCCCGCGACTGCTCACTATTCCCCGGGAATGCTCTGAGCTGTAAAGAGACCTTCAGTCTGCTCTACTACGAGTTCGACGCTGCTACTAAGGAACCGCCTCCGTGGGAGCCAGACAGTTATAAACTTATCG GTCGCATTGCCGCGGGTGAGGGTAGATTCAATACGAACGCCGAAGTGGTAATAAACACAGAGGTAAAGTCGATACCGGTAACGAAGAAGGGCGTCTATTTCGCTTTTCGCGATCAGGGTGCCTGCATATCGATTCTAGCCATCAAGGTATATTACATCAATTGTCCCGAGATCTCGGTCAACTTTGCCCGTTTCCCGTCCACGCCGACCGGTCGCGAAGTCGCGCTCATTGAACAAACGCTCGGTATTTGCGTCGAGAATGCCGTCAAAATCGCCCAGCCGACTTTCCTCTGCAAGGGAGACGGAAAGTGGTATCTACCGACGGGTGGATGTCATTGCAAACCCGGCTATCAAGCTGACGTTGAGAAGCAGCAATGTAAGTTGTGCCCAATAGGCAAGTTCAAGCACGAGGCGGGCTCCCACACCTGCGAACCATGTCCGGAGCATAGCAAAGCCTCCGATTACGGCTTCACGGAGTGTCGTTGCGACCCGGGCTATTATCGGGCGGAAAAGGATCCTAAGAATATGCCTTGTACGC AACCACCTTCGGCACCGCAAAACCTGACCGTCAACTTTGTCGATCAGTCCACGGTGATCCTTTCCTGGAACGCGCCGCATATGCAAGGTGGCAGGTCCGATACAACTTATAAAGTGGTCTGCGATGCTTGCAGCACGGATGTCAAATACATTCCCAATACT GAAACCTTCAACGACACGAAGATCACGATAACTGGTCTGAACGCGGTGACTACTTATCGCTTCCAAGTATTCGCCCAGAATGGCGTATCGTTATTAACCCAAAAGAAGGAATACGTCGACATTACTGTTACAACAGAAGCCAGTGTGCCGAGTCTAGTGAGCAACGTCAGGATCACGAGTGTCAAGAGCTCGGAACTTAGCATCAGCTGGGACGCGCCAGTCATCGAAGTCGGCGGGGACAGCGATCTCGTCGAACGATACGAAG TGAGGTGTTACCCGCGCTATGACGACGCCACTAATGCAACCGTCATTCAAACGTCTGAGCTGTCCGCCACGTTCAAAGGCCTAAAGGCTTCCACGGATTACGCGATACAAGTTCGCGCCAAGACCACCCGCGGCTGGGGCGAGTATACGCCGGTGGTATTTAAGAAAACACCCCACGCCATGGGTTTAG ACTACGTCGGCGAGGATGACAACATGCAAGTTAGAATAATCGCAGGAGCAATCGTCGCTGTCGTCGTACTTCTTgtgattattatcatcatgACGGTTTTGATCCTTAGAAg CAGGGCCTCGGACGAGTGCAACAAGAAGCAGCCCAGCGACTGCGATACTCTGGAATATCGAAATGGCGAAG TGACCACGCCGCTATTCACACCTGCAGTGGGGGTCGCCGCGGCAGGCGCAGGCGGCGCAGGCGGTGCAGGTGCGAGGAGTTATGTGGATCCTCACACATACGAGGATCCGAATCAGGCTGTACGAGAATTCGCCCGCGAAATCGACGCCGGATACATCACGATAGAGGCAATTATAG GTGGCGGAGAATTTGGCGATGTCTGCCGAGGGAAACTGAAGCTGCCTCCCGATGGACGGACGGAAATAGACGTGGCCATAAAAACGCTGAAGCCGGGCTCAGCGGACAAGGCACGTAACGATTTCCTGACAGAGGCGTCGATAATGGGTCAGTTCGAGCATCCCAACGTGATATTCTTGCAAGGCGTTGTAACGAAAAGCAATCCGGTGATGATTATCACGGAATTTATGGAGAATGGCAGCCTGGACACTTTTTTGCGTGCTAACGACGGCAAGTTTCAAGTACTTCAATTGGTGGGGATGCTGCGCGGCATTGCCAGCGGTATGCAGTATCTCGCGGAGATGAACTACGTGCATCGCGATCTTGCCGCGAGAAACGTGTTAGTCAACGCTGCTCTGGTTTGCAAAATTGCCGACTTTGGACTCAGTAGAGAGATCGAGAGCGCCACGGAGGGAGCTTATACGACCAGG GGCGGTAAAATCCCGGTACGGTGGACTGCACCGGAAGCGATAGCTTTCCGTAAATTTACCAGCGCCTCCGACGTATGGAGCATGGGCATCGTATGTTGGGAGGTAATGTCGTATGGCGAGAGACCGTATTGGAATTGGTCGAATCAAGATGTGATAAAATCGATCGAGAAGGGCTACAGGCTTCCAGCGCCGATGGATTGTCCAGAGGCTATCTACCAGCTGATGCTCGATTGCTGGCAAAAGGAACGCACCCATCGGCCGACCTTCGCCAATCTCACACAGACTTTGGACAAGCTTATACGAAGCCCGGACACGCTGAGAAAAATTGCTCAGAACAG CGTGAGGCCGCCTGCACACAATCCGTACTATGTCACAAGCCATACGGCTGCCGTCCAGGCTGCGGTGGCGGCTGCGATGCCACCAGGCCCAGCCGCGAGCACGGCGGGTCCGTTCGTAGACATAGTCGGCCATCAGGCCCATCAACAAGCCCAGTCAGCGATTGCCGTTCCAGTAATGCCACCAGGAGCCGGCCGTAGCTTACACTACCACACACACGCAGCGACACACGCACTGCCACACCAACAATCACCGCTCACCTATCCCAATTGGGTCCCGTTCTCCCATTTTAATTGA
- the LOC126859373 gene encoding ephrin type-A receptor 4-B isoform X17: MAPFNMAGVAGLLATCAAVAASAAHLLPLLLLLICPRGTQADQVVLLDTTTEEKLDWTRYPFGPQASTPGWVEESFTNFDKGINWRSYVVCDVAYNNVNNWLWTPFVERGPANRMYIEIKFTTRDCSLFPGNALSCKETFSLLYYEFDAATKEPPPWEPDSYKLIGRIAAGEGRFNTNAEVVINTEVKSIPVTKKGVYFAFRDQGACISILAIKVYYINCPEISVNFARFPSTPTGREVALIEQTLGICVENAVKIAQPTFLCKGDGKWYLPTGGCHCKPGYQADVEKQQCKLCPIGKFKHEAGSHTCEPCPEHSKASDYGFTECRCDPGYYRAEKDPKNMPCTQPPSAPQNLTVNFVDQSTVILSWNAPHMQGGRSDTTYKVVCDACSTDVKYIPNTETFNDTKITITGLNAVTTYRFQVFAQNGVSLLTQKKEYVDITVTTEASVPSLVSNVRITSVKSSELSISWDAPVIEVGGDSDLVERYEVRCYPRYDDATNATVIQTSELSATFKGLKASTDYAIQVRAKTTRGWGEYTPVVFKKTPHAMGLDYVGEDDNMQVRIIAGAIVAVVVLLVIIIIMTVLILRSRASDECNKKQPSDCDTLEYRNGEVGVAAAGAGGAGGAGARSYVDPHTYEDPNQAVREFAREIDAGYITIEAIIGGGEFGDVCRGKLKLPPDGRTEIDVAIKTLKPGSADKARNDFLTEASIMGQFEHPNVIFLQGVVTKSNPVMIITEFMENGSLDTFLRANDGKFQVLQLVGMLRGIASGMQYLAEMNYVHRDLAARNVLVNAALVCKIADFGLSREIESATEGAYTTRGGKIPVRWTAPEAIAFRKFTSASDVWSMGIVCWEVMSYGERPYWNWSNQDVIKSIEKGYRLPAPMDCPEAIYQLMLDCWQKERTHRPTFANLTQTLDKLIRSPDTLRKIAQNSVRPPAHNPYYVTSHTAAVQAAVAAAMPPGPAASTAGPFVDIVGHQAHQQAQSAIAVPVMPPGAGRSLHYHTHAATHALPHQQSPLTYPNWVPFSHFN; this comes from the exons tggGTAGAGGAGTCTTTCACAAACTTCGACAAGGGTATCAATTGGCGGAGTTACGTTGTATGCGACGTAGCGTACAACAATGTGAACAATTGGCTGTGGACGCCATTCGTAGAGAGGGGTCCGGCGAACCGCATgtacatagaaataaaattcacgaCCCGCGACTGCTCACTATTCCCCGGGAATGCTCTGAGCTGTAAAGAGACCTTCAGTCTGCTCTACTACGAGTTCGACGCTGCTACTAAGGAACCGCCTCCGTGGGAGCCAGACAGTTATAAACTTATCG GTCGCATTGCCGCGGGTGAGGGTAGATTCAATACGAACGCCGAAGTGGTAATAAACACAGAGGTAAAGTCGATACCGGTAACGAAGAAGGGCGTCTATTTCGCTTTTCGCGATCAGGGTGCCTGCATATCGATTCTAGCCATCAAGGTATATTACATCAATTGTCCCGAGATCTCGGTCAACTTTGCCCGTTTCCCGTCCACGCCGACCGGTCGCGAAGTCGCGCTCATTGAACAAACGCTCGGTATTTGCGTCGAGAATGCCGTCAAAATCGCCCAGCCGACTTTCCTCTGCAAGGGAGACGGAAAGTGGTATCTACCGACGGGTGGATGTCATTGCAAACCCGGCTATCAAGCTGACGTTGAGAAGCAGCAATGTAAGTTGTGCCCAATAGGCAAGTTCAAGCACGAGGCGGGCTCCCACACCTGCGAACCATGTCCGGAGCATAGCAAAGCCTCCGATTACGGCTTCACGGAGTGTCGTTGCGACCCGGGCTATTATCGGGCGGAAAAGGATCCTAAGAATATGCCTTGTACGC AACCACCTTCGGCACCGCAAAACCTGACCGTCAACTTTGTCGATCAGTCCACGGTGATCCTTTCCTGGAACGCGCCGCATATGCAAGGTGGCAGGTCCGATACAACTTATAAAGTGGTCTGCGATGCTTGCAGCACGGATGTCAAATACATTCCCAATACT GAAACCTTCAACGACACGAAGATCACGATAACTGGTCTGAACGCGGTGACTACTTATCGCTTCCAAGTATTCGCCCAGAATGGCGTATCGTTATTAACCCAAAAGAAGGAATACGTCGACATTACTGTTACAACAGAAGCCAGTGTGCCGAGTCTAGTGAGCAACGTCAGGATCACGAGTGTCAAGAGCTCGGAACTTAGCATCAGCTGGGACGCGCCAGTCATCGAAGTCGGCGGGGACAGCGATCTCGTCGAACGATACGAAG TGAGGTGTTACCCGCGCTATGACGACGCCACTAATGCAACCGTCATTCAAACGTCTGAGCTGTCCGCCACGTTCAAAGGCCTAAAGGCTTCCACGGATTACGCGATACAAGTTCGCGCCAAGACCACCCGCGGCTGGGGCGAGTATACGCCGGTGGTATTTAAGAAAACACCCCACGCCATGGGTTTAG ACTACGTCGGCGAGGATGACAACATGCAAGTTAGAATAATCGCAGGAGCAATCGTCGCTGTCGTCGTACTTCTTgtgattattatcatcatgACGGTTTTGATCCTTAGAAg CAGGGCCTCGGACGAGTGCAACAAGAAGCAGCCCAGCGACTGCGATACTCTGGAATATCGAAATGGCGAAG TGGGGGTCGCCGCGGCAGGCGCAGGCGGCGCAGGCGGTGCAGGTGCGAGGAGTTATGTGGATCCTCACACATACGAGGATCCGAATCAGGCTGTACGAGAATTCGCCCGCGAAATCGACGCCGGATACATCACGATAGAGGCAATTATAG GTGGCGGAGAATTTGGCGATGTCTGCCGAGGGAAACTGAAGCTGCCTCCCGATGGACGGACGGAAATAGACGTGGCCATAAAAACGCTGAAGCCGGGCTCAGCGGACAAGGCACGTAACGATTTCCTGACAGAGGCGTCGATAATGGGTCAGTTCGAGCATCCCAACGTGATATTCTTGCAAGGCGTTGTAACGAAAAGCAATCCGGTGATGATTATCACGGAATTTATGGAGAATGGCAGCCTGGACACTTTTTTGCGTGCTAACGACGGCAAGTTTCAAGTACTTCAATTGGTGGGGATGCTGCGCGGCATTGCCAGCGGTATGCAGTATCTCGCGGAGATGAACTACGTGCATCGCGATCTTGCCGCGAGAAACGTGTTAGTCAACGCTGCTCTGGTTTGCAAAATTGCCGACTTTGGACTCAGTAGAGAGATCGAGAGCGCCACGGAGGGAGCTTATACGACCAGG GGCGGTAAAATCCCGGTACGGTGGACTGCACCGGAAGCGATAGCTTTCCGTAAATTTACCAGCGCCTCCGACGTATGGAGCATGGGCATCGTATGTTGGGAGGTAATGTCGTATGGCGAGAGACCGTATTGGAATTGGTCGAATCAAGATGTGATAAAATCGATCGAGAAGGGCTACAGGCTTCCAGCGCCGATGGATTGTCCAGAGGCTATCTACCAGCTGATGCTCGATTGCTGGCAAAAGGAACGCACCCATCGGCCGACCTTCGCCAATCTCACACAGACTTTGGACAAGCTTATACGAAGCCCGGACACGCTGAGAAAAATTGCTCAGAACAG CGTGAGGCCGCCTGCACACAATCCGTACTATGTCACAAGCCATACGGCTGCCGTCCAGGCTGCGGTGGCGGCTGCGATGCCACCAGGCCCAGCCGCGAGCACGGCGGGTCCGTTCGTAGACATAGTCGGCCATCAGGCCCATCAACAAGCCCAGTCAGCGATTGCCGTTCCAGTAATGCCACCAGGAGCCGGCCGTAGCTTACACTACCACACACACGCAGCGACACACGCACTGCCACACCAACAATCACCGCTCACCTATCCCAATTGGGTCCCGTTCTCCCATTTTAATTGA
- the LOC126859373 gene encoding ephrin type-A receptor 4-B isoform X14 yields MAPFNMAGVAGLLATCAAVAASAAHLLPLLLLLICPRGTQADQVVLLDTTTEEKLDWTRYPFGPQASTPGWVEESFTNFDKGINWRSYVVCDVAYNNVNNWLWTPFVERGPANRMYIEIKFTTRDCSLFPGNALSCKETFSLLYYEFDAATKEPPPWEPDSYKLIGRIAAGEGRFNTNAEVVINTEVKSIPVTKKGVYFAFRDQGACISILAIKVYYINCPEISVNFARFPSTPTGREVALIEQTLGICVENAVKIAQPTFLCKGDGKWYLPTGGCHCKPGYQADVEKQQCKLCPIGKFKHEAGSHTCEPCPEHSKASDYGFTECRCDPGYYRAEKDPKNMPCTQPPSAPQNLTVNFVDQSTVILSWNAPHMQGGRSDTTYKVVCDACSTDVKYIPNTETFNDTKITITGLNAVTTYRFQVFAQNGVSLLTQKKEYVDITVTTEASVPSLVSNVRITSVKSSELSISWDAPVIEVGGDSDLVERYEVRCYPRYDDATNATVIQTSELSATFKGLKASTDYAIQVRAKTTRGWGEYTPVVFKKTPHAMGLDYVGEDDNMQVRIIAGAIVAVVVLLVIIIIMTVLILRSRFMRFMRFRCSRASDECNKKQPSDCDTLEYRNGEVGVAAAGAGGAGGAGARSYVDPHTYEDPNQAVREFAREIDAGYITIEAIIGGGEFGDVCRGKLKLPPDGRTEIDVAIKTLKPGSADKARNDFLTEASIMGQFEHPNVIFLQGVVTKSNPVMIITEFMENGSLDTFLRANDGKFQVLQLVGMLRGIASGMQYLAEMNYVHRDLAARNVLVNAALVCKIADFGLSREIESATEGAYTTRGGKIPVRWTAPEAIAFRKFTSASDVWSMGIVCWEVMSYGERPYWNWSNQDVIKSIEKGYRLPAPMDCPEAIYQLMLDCWQKERTHRPTFANLTQTLDKLIRSPDTLRKIAQNSVRPPAHNPYYVTSHTAAVQAAVAAAMPPGPAASTAGPFVDIVGHQAHQQAQSAIAVPVMPPGAGRSLHYHTHAATHALPHQQSPLTYPNWVPFSHFN; encoded by the exons tggGTAGAGGAGTCTTTCACAAACTTCGACAAGGGTATCAATTGGCGGAGTTACGTTGTATGCGACGTAGCGTACAACAATGTGAACAATTGGCTGTGGACGCCATTCGTAGAGAGGGGTCCGGCGAACCGCATgtacatagaaataaaattcacgaCCCGCGACTGCTCACTATTCCCCGGGAATGCTCTGAGCTGTAAAGAGACCTTCAGTCTGCTCTACTACGAGTTCGACGCTGCTACTAAGGAACCGCCTCCGTGGGAGCCAGACAGTTATAAACTTATCG GTCGCATTGCCGCGGGTGAGGGTAGATTCAATACGAACGCCGAAGTGGTAATAAACACAGAGGTAAAGTCGATACCGGTAACGAAGAAGGGCGTCTATTTCGCTTTTCGCGATCAGGGTGCCTGCATATCGATTCTAGCCATCAAGGTATATTACATCAATTGTCCCGAGATCTCGGTCAACTTTGCCCGTTTCCCGTCCACGCCGACCGGTCGCGAAGTCGCGCTCATTGAACAAACGCTCGGTATTTGCGTCGAGAATGCCGTCAAAATCGCCCAGCCGACTTTCCTCTGCAAGGGAGACGGAAAGTGGTATCTACCGACGGGTGGATGTCATTGCAAACCCGGCTATCAAGCTGACGTTGAGAAGCAGCAATGTAAGTTGTGCCCAATAGGCAAGTTCAAGCACGAGGCGGGCTCCCACACCTGCGAACCATGTCCGGAGCATAGCAAAGCCTCCGATTACGGCTTCACGGAGTGTCGTTGCGACCCGGGCTATTATCGGGCGGAAAAGGATCCTAAGAATATGCCTTGTACGC AACCACCTTCGGCACCGCAAAACCTGACCGTCAACTTTGTCGATCAGTCCACGGTGATCCTTTCCTGGAACGCGCCGCATATGCAAGGTGGCAGGTCCGATACAACTTATAAAGTGGTCTGCGATGCTTGCAGCACGGATGTCAAATACATTCCCAATACT GAAACCTTCAACGACACGAAGATCACGATAACTGGTCTGAACGCGGTGACTACTTATCGCTTCCAAGTATTCGCCCAGAATGGCGTATCGTTATTAACCCAAAAGAAGGAATACGTCGACATTACTGTTACAACAGAAGCCAGTGTGCCGAGTCTAGTGAGCAACGTCAGGATCACGAGTGTCAAGAGCTCGGAACTTAGCATCAGCTGGGACGCGCCAGTCATCGAAGTCGGCGGGGACAGCGATCTCGTCGAACGATACGAAG TGAGGTGTTACCCGCGCTATGACGACGCCACTAATGCAACCGTCATTCAAACGTCTGAGCTGTCCGCCACGTTCAAAGGCCTAAAGGCTTCCACGGATTACGCGATACAAGTTCGCGCCAAGACCACCCGCGGCTGGGGCGAGTATACGCCGGTGGTATTTAAGAAAACACCCCACGCCATGGGTTTAG ACTACGTCGGCGAGGATGACAACATGCAAGTTAGAATAATCGCAGGAGCAATCGTCGCTGTCGTCGTACTTCTTgtgattattatcatcatgACGGTTTTGATCCTTAGAAg CAGATTCATGCGATTCATGCGATTTCGTTGCAGCAGGGCCTCGGACGAGTGCAACAAGAAGCAGCCCAGCGACTGCGATACTCTGGAATATCGAAATGGCGAAG TGGGGGTCGCCGCGGCAGGCGCAGGCGGCGCAGGCGGTGCAGGTGCGAGGAGTTATGTGGATCCTCACACATACGAGGATCCGAATCAGGCTGTACGAGAATTCGCCCGCGAAATCGACGCCGGATACATCACGATAGAGGCAATTATAG GTGGCGGAGAATTTGGCGATGTCTGCCGAGGGAAACTGAAGCTGCCTCCCGATGGACGGACGGAAATAGACGTGGCCATAAAAACGCTGAAGCCGGGCTCAGCGGACAAGGCACGTAACGATTTCCTGACAGAGGCGTCGATAATGGGTCAGTTCGAGCATCCCAACGTGATATTCTTGCAAGGCGTTGTAACGAAAAGCAATCCGGTGATGATTATCACGGAATTTATGGAGAATGGCAGCCTGGACACTTTTTTGCGTGCTAACGACGGCAAGTTTCAAGTACTTCAATTGGTGGGGATGCTGCGCGGCATTGCCAGCGGTATGCAGTATCTCGCGGAGATGAACTACGTGCATCGCGATCTTGCCGCGAGAAACGTGTTAGTCAACGCTGCTCTGGTTTGCAAAATTGCCGACTTTGGACTCAGTAGAGAGATCGAGAGCGCCACGGAGGGAGCTTATACGACCAGG GGCGGTAAAATCCCGGTACGGTGGACTGCACCGGAAGCGATAGCTTTCCGTAAATTTACCAGCGCCTCCGACGTATGGAGCATGGGCATCGTATGTTGGGAGGTAATGTCGTATGGCGAGAGACCGTATTGGAATTGGTCGAATCAAGATGTGATAAAATCGATCGAGAAGGGCTACAGGCTTCCAGCGCCGATGGATTGTCCAGAGGCTATCTACCAGCTGATGCTCGATTGCTGGCAAAAGGAACGCACCCATCGGCCGACCTTCGCCAATCTCACACAGACTTTGGACAAGCTTATACGAAGCCCGGACACGCTGAGAAAAATTGCTCAGAACAG CGTGAGGCCGCCTGCACACAATCCGTACTATGTCACAAGCCATACGGCTGCCGTCCAGGCTGCGGTGGCGGCTGCGATGCCACCAGGCCCAGCCGCGAGCACGGCGGGTCCGTTCGTAGACATAGTCGGCCATCAGGCCCATCAACAAGCCCAGTCAGCGATTGCCGTTCCAGTAATGCCACCAGGAGCCGGCCGTAGCTTACACTACCACACACACGCAGCGACACACGCACTGCCACACCAACAATCACCGCTCACCTATCCCAATTGGGTCCCGTTCTCCCATTTTAATTGA